ACGCAATCGCCTGCAGAGCGATACCATTCCGGTTCGAATCCGGACCTTGGCTTTTTAAACACTTTATCTTTATCTTTTTCTTTCTCATTTAAAATTTGTTTCTTTTGTCTTTTCCTGGATTTTCTCTAAATCTTTTTATCTTTAGTTGAGCTTTCTCTGGAAAATTTTTTTCTTTTTTAGCTGAGAAAACAATCACCTTTTTAATCTGGTATTTTTTATATCAAAAGAATACTAATTCTGGGCATGGACACTGACGAACTCATGCGGAGACTTTTCGAACTTTATCCCGATGGCTGCACTGTAGATGTACGGGAGCCTTTTTTTGCATTGATTTCCACTGTCATGTCACACAGAACCCGTGACGATGTGACCTACCCTGCAGCAAAGAAGCTTTTTGAAAGGTTTTCAACCCCTGAGGAAATGGTCGAAGCTAACGTTGAGGATATTGAAGAGCTCATAAGAGACGTTGGTTTTTATCGGGTCAAGGCAGGAAGGATAAAGGAAATATCCCGGATTTTACTGGAAGATTATAACGGCAAGGTCCCGGATGATATGGAGACTCTCCTTAAACTCCCTGGAGTCGGCAGAAAAACAGCTAATTGTGTACTTGCGCATGCATTCCTTAAAGAAGATGCTCTTGCCGTTGATACCCACGTCCACAGGATTTCTAACCGGCTAGGGCGGGTAGTAACAAAAAATCCCGAGGAAACGGAAATGGAATTAAAAAAGCTCCTGCCGCAAAAATACTGGAGACATGTAAATATTTTGCTTGTAAAATTCGGGCAAAATGTCTGCCGGCCCATATCTCCCAGGTGCGGGATTTGCATCCTGAATGATATCTGCCCTAAAATTCTCCTTTGATCAGGATTTCAATCCTCCTTTGATCAGGATTCCTTTACTATTTTTTCTGTGAAACTAATCTGTATAATCGAATTCATGAGGCATTGTGCATGGATAGAAAACTATTATGGGGATACGAGATTATTTATATAAAGCTGGCATTAAGCTGGCAAAAGGGTTATGCTTATCCCTTAATTCGATGACAGATTCATTTCAGGTGCACAAACATCATTCTTTACATTGTACTCTCAAAATTCAATACTCTGCACAGTGTATATCATCAGTAATCTGCATCTCACATTTACCATTTCGCGAGGTTAAACATGTTTCAGATAGGAGAAGCATTAATGGGGCAGGGCTCAGAACTTGCCCACGTTGATTTGATGATAGGAGACAAGGGAGGTCCAGTAGGGCAGGCTTTTGCAAACGGCCTTACCCAGCTTTCAGCCGGGCACACCCCTCTCCTTTCAGTTATCAGGCCAAATCTGCCGCCCAAGCCTTCAACCCTTATTATCCCGAAGGTCACTGTAAAAAACATGGACCAGGCAGCTAGGATTTTCGGACCTGCCCAGTCAGCTGTTGCAAAAGCAGTAGCAGACTCCGTGGAAGAAGGCGTGATCCCGAAGGACCAGGTTGAAGACCTTGTTATTGTGGCAAGCGTTTTTATCCACCCTGAAGCCCAGGACTA
This window of the Methanosarcina mazei S-6 genome carries:
- a CDS encoding endonuclease III domain-containing protein; this translates as MDTDELMRRLFELYPDGCTVDVREPFFALISTVMSHRTRDDVTYPAAKKLFERFSTPEEMVEANVEDIEELIRDVGFYRVKAGRIKEISRILLEDYNGKVPDDMETLLKLPGVGRKTANCVLAHAFLKEDALAVDTHVHRISNRLGRVVTKNPEETEMELKKLLPQKYWRHVNILLVKFGQNVCRPISPRCGICILNDICPKILL